TCTGGTATAAAATTcctgaaaaaatgaaaaaaaaaccaattttagcaaaataaacaaaaaccatttcataatttttttttaaaatgtatgATAATGTGAACTATGAAGGCTGAATAAGTACCAGATACGCCCCGTCTTCTCCGGTATTGATGGTTGCGTGAAATACGACAGAACTTCGGTCAACATATCTTCGGAGCTAATATTGGATGTCCATGTCGATTTCGAAACCGGTATTGATGGTTGCGTGAAATACGACAGAACTTCGGCCATAGTTGTATGGTTGTATAATTAAATCAGTATCAGTAGAAAACCTATTCTTGAAAATTCTCACAAAACACAAAATATAGTTAATGGatcttaatttataaaaaaaggaTCTTTATCACAAGACTTTATTGTTTACCTTCTTCTACATTGTCTTGTAGTTTTATCCTTAAACTTGGATGCAACAATTGCCCAACTGCAGTTATCATCAATCATTTTAATCCAATCATCAACATATTTTCAATAACCTTAAAAAAAATCCTACTTGTCGGTTCCATGGATACCGATTTGCTGCCTCAATATATCATCTTCCTGaaaggtttaaaaaaaaatcccaaatcaatcaaacaaaaacaGTTTAAAATTCAAtgatgaaaacaaaaacaaaaacaaaaacaaaaacaaaaccaaacctcTTGAGACCAAGAAACTATATGCCTCTCTTTCTCCTGCTGCTGCTTCTGAGGTTCACCATTATTATTGTGATTACTATTGATATTGGACATGTTTCTCCTTTAGCATGCTAATGTAAAGAAAGTCTTTTGGGGTGGGTTTATAAGCATTTAGTTGTATATGAAGttatataaaagaaaaatacAGGAAAAAGGGAGGCCCAAATTGGGGTCTTTTTAGGGGTGAAAACTAAAATTcctgaaaaaatgaaaaaaaaaaaccaattttagcaaaataaacaaaaaccatttcataattttttttttaaaatgtatgATAATGTGAAGTATGAAGGCTGGATAAGTACCAGATACGCTCCGTCTTCTCCGGTATTGATACCAGATACGCTCCGTCTTCTCCGGTATTGATGGTTGCGTGAAATACGACAGAACTTCGGTCAGCATATCTTCGGAGCTAATATTGGATGTGCATGTCGATTTCGAAACCGGTATTGATGGTTGCGTGAAATACGACAGAACTTCGGCCATAGTTGTATGGTTGTATAATTAAACCAGTATCAGTAGAAAACCTATTCTTGAAAATTCTCACAAAACACAAAATTAAATAGTTATCAACATTCAAACCAGGATTGGATTAGGAACATTGATAGGGATTAAACTGAATATTGATATACAAAAATAGCCTTCGTCATgaacaacaaataaaaaaaataaagcagaatcgAAAAACAGCAAATTAGAATAACCAAAAATGAAATGTAAAGGCAAttattgaaaaacagaaaattagATTAACTAAAAATGAAATGTAAATCTAACTCGATTCTATGATCATCAAAAAGGAAGAGCAATACCACAAACCCTAAATTCATAGAAATTTCAATTAGGAGAAGAACTTTAGAAGAGAAAAGGCTACTTCGAACCTCGTGACCAGGTTCTATAATCACCCCTGagatttggccagttttgcgacttccgTCCAAAGAATTCTTTATCCGCATcaggatccaaaaggtttgaaatcttgccattttcatccagctcgttaacttcAGTCAtcttctctgttaagtcaggggtatttccgtcatttttgttaacttaaagagcaATTCGGTCTTTTGCAGGGGTATTCAGTCTTCCtaataaagtgaaaaagaccgaattgccctttaagttagcatAAAAGACGAAATAcctctgacttaacggagaaaaatggatgacGGTAATGTGCAAGATGAAaatagcaagatttcaaaccttttggatccaattacggaaaaacaaacctttggataaAAGTCGCGAaattggccaaacctcagggacgaaaatggcatttaactcttcttAATTTAACCAAACTCATGAAATGGTTAAAAAAGTAATTACAAATACCTCAGGGTGAGTATCTTATCATGATAAAGTGAGTCAGCTATCTCGTGTAGTTTTTCTTCGGGTCCCTCCATGGGTTCGATAGAACTAGGATTAAACAATGCGGGTTTATCGTCAATAATTCCTTTTTCTAAGGCGTATTTGAGAACCTCTTCTTTTGATATTCTTCCATGTTTACCGGTTCCGGTGACATCATTGATATCAATATTATGCTCTTTTGCGAGGCTTCTAACAGCAGGGGTGCATAAAGCTTcaccttttttactctttttaaCCCCTGCCTTGTCGTCGGAATCAGATGTATCGGAACCTAGTGATGACTCAGCACCGTCGTGTGCAAGTGATGAATCATCAACTGATAATTTCAACAGAGTTTCACCAACCTGGGATAATACAAAATGTTACATACTTTTAAgacataatatataaaaaaaaaccaatAAAAAAGTTACTACTAAAAGTATTAAGTACCTTTATCATGTCACCAGGAATATGCAACACTTTAGCAACTTTTCCGTTATATCGACTTGTTATTTCTATGGTTGCTTTATCGCTTTGAACTTCACAAAGACGTTGATATTCTTCAACTTGATCCCCCTAACAGGATATATTCATTTCCGATAAACTCAACTTAATCATGCAATCAAAGAAGCATTTATCGTCTTAACATCGATGTGAGGACGATGTGTTTAACGTAAGAGTCTAAATAACTCACCTCTTGAACAAACCACTTGAGAAGTTCACACTCTGCAATACCTTCACCAGTTTGTGCTAAAGGTATGTCAACAATGCCATTGACCGGTTGACTTTCTAGTGCATTAGTTGAAAAGTAATGCCCTTTGATAGTATACAGATTGTTCAACTACATAAAAAACTCACATAAATTCAAGTTACCACAAAATTTTGTGCCCACGAGACAATATCGGTCCAGATGAAGCTTATTTTTTTCATCCGGACCAACAATGGCCCTGCACAAAACCTATTCTATCATCCAGACCAATACTAATCCAAACGCTAGCGTCATTTGTAACATTCGGCCTCTTGTACCACCATTATTGTATGCTTTGCACCCGATGGGTTGCTCATCCAGGTGAAAAGCGATAAATTCATACATCATTATGGCCTTTAGCAGCGGCAACATATTATGTACGTGTCAAATGACAAAATTACTTTTAAGAATTATAATCAAACAGAAGTATTACTTTTAAGAGCTTCAAAACAAAGAAAGGCCACTACTAGAAAATGAGGCTAATGCAACTTTTTAGATGCAACATTTTTCAATTGTGTTGCATTTGACTCTAATGCAACTTCTTTCAACACAAGGGTTGCATTAAAAGATCTAATGTAACCTTTTTGATAAAAAAGTTGCAAAATATTATTGAAATTGCAACCTTTTCATCCAAAAGTTGCGAATTTTACTAGTAATTCTAACGTTTTTTCTTGAAATGTTATGAATTTATTGGAATTTGTATCCTTTTCATCCAAAAGTTGCGAATTTTACTAATAATTCTAACGTTTTTCTAGAAATGTTACGAATATTATTGGAATTTGTATCTTTTGTTAGAAAAGTTGCATTGCTAAAACTTATAGGCAAACCGCTATTTTAAAAGTTCACATAACATAAAATATGAATGCATGAGTACTATATTAGTATTAACCTTTTATTCTATTAATTTTTATTAGATAAATGGCACTAGAACATTTAATTAACTTTTATACGATAACATTTACTcatatttttaaattaaataagattttttttttataaaatgaaacttcatttatatatagtaaaagttaattaaaataataaaatctattataaaaaagaaattccatatttatttttgttttttataagACAATCTCatataaaaaaatcaaagttCCCTATCCCGCCTAATTTTccctttttttctaaaaaaacccAAATTTCCCCTCTTTCACATAACCAAAACCTAATTGTACATCTCAAACTACCATCAAACATCCTTCACTCTTGCTCGATCTCTATCAAACTGCTCTACCGCTTCAACTTTAGAGGTTCAAATCGTTGGCTACGAGGCTGCTTAAGTGGTAAACTGTGTGTAACAATATCCCCATACTTGCGTACCATATGTTCCCATGTCTCTCACACACAACGCTTGATCGATATCGGTTTATTCAACTATCCGACCGGGAGATCGTCTCCACAGTTCGAATAGGGTGATGTAATTGCAATTTGATTTCAGGTTTGATTCCGTAACTGAATGCAATAGTCACCGATTTAGTAACCCTATATGAAACAAAAGTTTGGTTATGTGGTTTTCAAGAATGCGATTGGAAGTTTTGTTTTCAGTTGTATTCGTTAAGTTAAATAGGCTTTAGGGTTTTAAAGCTAAAAAAGTGTCTAGAATGGGCCTTTTTCTGTGATAATATATGAATTGGTGTGACTATTACATTCAAATCGATGTCATACCCTAGTGAATTTGCTTGACTTCCTTAATTCCACGTTTACTAAACTGGTAGTCTATAAGTTAAGATGCTTAAccttttaaattcaaaatttaaGAGTTAAGCTGGTAGACAACTGTGATAACTATGGTGGTATATTACTGACAGCAATAGTGAGTTATTGTTCTTACTGCAAAGAGTTATCGACAACATGTATTTGAAAGATGAGTTAACTGCACAAGGATAATGTGCCTTTCCAAATATTGGACCATGGCCGGTGGTCCTTCCCGCCCACCCGCAGGGCCGCCCCTGGTGATTGATTATACTATTAGACTGTGGGGTGTGGGGCGTTGGTTGGGGTGGCGGTTTGGGTTCAACGCCGGCTGCTCCACCCCGGGCAAGTGTTGGGCATGGCGTTGCCCCTTTGGCGTGGGgcgggggtgggggtgggtgacCTGGCTGGCTTTGGTTGGTTGGTTCAACAAGGAGAACTATATTGGAGTGTGTGGTTTTGGTAAAGTTTATAAAGGAGAAGTGTCTCACTCTGAGGGGCGAGGCATTGTCGCTATTAAGCATTTGGATCATGCCAGTCAACAAGGAGCACCTGAGTTCTTGAAAGAGTTGACCATGCTTTCTGATTATAAGCATGAAAATGTTATCTCACTTCTGGGATTCTGTTGTGAAGGGGGTGAGATGATCCTGGTGTATGAGCTTGCATCTTGTGGAAGCCTTGACCGCTATTTAAAGTCCCCTTATCTCACTTGGAGGCAACATTTGTCACTGCTGATCTCGGGCTATCAATAATAGGGTCAGCTAATGAGCAGCACTCACTTATTGTCACTGCCGCAGCAGATACCGGGGGGTATATTGATCCAGTATACTGGATGATGAACACCCTAACGAAAGAGTCAGACGTATACTCTTTCGGAGTGGCCTTATTCGAAGTTTTATGCGGGAGGTTATGTTATACACTTGATAACAAGGGTCATGTGGTTAAGGAGATTCTCACATGGATTAAGAGCTATGAACAAAACATGTTAAATGATATAATTTTTGATAATCCAAACATTAAACCAATGCATCAAAGTGTTTTAAAAAGATTCTCACGCATTGCATATCAATGTTTGAAGGAATCTCGTGAAGATCAGCCAGAGATGTCTGAAATTGTCACAGAACTTGAGAGTGCCCTTAATATTCACGAATTACTCCAAAATGAATAGTTTATAGGTAAATGGAACGAACAATTTCATGAGTACCAACAGATGATTAAGACTGCAAAACCTCCTCTGAACTACAAATCCAAAGATGAAATGATGATTCTTATGTCCAAAGGGGTTCTGCTTAATGTCGGCAAAACTGTAAGTAATTAGCTGCTATGTTAACAGTATATTAACATGCCCCATGCCATCGTTAGTTATATACACCCGAGTCCTTGAACTAGTTGTATATGTTCAAAACCAAAATTGAAAAAAGATATTATAATCTTAACATGCACGAACTAACTTGAACTTGTTTAATGGACGTACAGTGGTTTTCATTGAATAAGAAGGGAGAACGCTGTGAGATGATATCTATTGGAGAATGTTTGGGTTCAGGTGTACAGAGTTTTAGATTCTCGTCTAGATATAATTCAAGGTGACGTTTTCTGTTTCTAGCTTTTGAGAATATTTGATAAGTATTGAACAGAACTCAATTGTTGTCACATGGAATGTATAATCATTTGCTTCTATTCACGCAGATTTGCTGTGGACACTTACTCAATCTATACAGAGAATGATTTCAAAAAAATTCTACATGTAGGAACTCAGTTCTTGTCTCCGGGAATCACATACACGGTGAACCTGGTGTTCAAGTTTTCTAGAGAAGGGAAGAGAAGAAGGGAACCTATATTCCTCAAATACAGATTACAAGGGGAGAGAGAGAGTTCAATTTCATACCTTGCATATGATAGAGAAGATGGATGGTGGGCATGTGACTTGTATCAGTTTACTTATAACTACAGAATTGTTCATTTTCAGATTTTGTTTGAGGGCTATGATAATGGAGATTCCTTAAAAGTAGAAGGCATAGAATTCCAACCCTTGGTGAACGTAAGTTTACAAATAAAAGTTTGGTTATTCATGTACATCATTAATTAATAAATATcttttaattttcttttattgTCCAGCCACGATAACATTAGTAATTTTTACTGTATGAAAGAAAACCCATATTAGTGACCAATTCAAAGTCTAATATGGTTATGTTGTTCCACAGGTAGAACATGTTGATGAGAAGCAACTCATATCAGATACAGATTCAGATTCAAATTGGGAAGAAAAACTGCCAGCTGATTATGAAGACATAATGGAAAGGTCAGAAAATAGCCTGCAATGGACAGCCAAGGAGGAGGCCTACTCAATTATTCGCAAAGGCTTCTTTATCAGTgttaaaaaaaagaaagagaagCATTGTAAGTCCTTCATGCTTTTGTCATATGTAGTTGTTGTGGAGCCTATGAACATGGTTCCACCAGAGGAGATAATTATATATTGAACTGCTAAACATATCTATATACTTATGTTTGATATATAGTGGTTTTCTCTTGACAAAAATGGGAAGAAGTGTCATATGCTATCAGCAGCTCTCATATGGCATTGGGAAAAAAAGTGTTATCACCTGAATCAAGGTTCTTTTATATCCCTTGTCAGATTTCTTATATAAATTACTATTTTTTGCAAATCTTTTACATGTAAGATGATTTTCTAACATCTCTCAGATTTGGAGAAGCAATTCAGTGGGGGGATAATagctatatttttttttatcaagacTAATGTCCAGTCCTAACTAGTATGGAGAATGTGGCTGTCATCTATTTGATTGTATGCTTTTCATTTTTGCTTTCTATTAGCTTAAGTCAAGCACTttttttgtttacacattacatatCACTTCTTTAAATGAATAAGCGTACAAATTTCTCTAATGACCAGGGTATCTACAATAGGTTGACTTGGTGGGAGTCAATTTATAGTGGCAAGTAGCTGACTCGCAACAGGATGATGGGAGTTAGGGGTATATTTTGAGATCACAAGGTAATTATGTTTAGCGAGTAAACGAGTACCttttttgttttcttattttgtttGTAATGTATATTTATGGACATGGTTGTATTTGATGATGGCAAGGTTATGTTGACCAAGATGATGAATATGAGGGCATGGACCTAATTGCATCTGCAAATAATGATGAGATCCAACAGGAGGATAGCCATGATGATGCACAAGTTCAAGATCAATTACATCGCCCAAATTAGAAAAAGAAATAGGCTCGGCTTAACTACATATACCACGATTTTAGCTTTTTATTGGTTatctatacacacacacacacacacacacacacacacatatatatatatatatatatatatatatatatatatatatatatatatatatatatatatatatgtatagggcTTGGTTATATAAGAAACCCtatctttttaagaaaactatggaAACCCATTGTGAACCATTGATTAGCTTACATCAAACTTGATCAAAGGCCATAATTATTTTGGtatgaataaaaataaaaagaaataaaaaggaCTGCCATTTTTTACCATCCAAGGGCATTTTCGGAAGTGAACATACACATTGGGAAACAGAAACCACTGCCATGCAGTAGCCGTCTAATCAAAGAAGTGTaaacaaaattcaaaaatttaTCTTCTTTTCCATTATACTCATTTCTCCCCTCCTGTTCATGTTTCTCTCTCGTCCCTAACCCTAACACAATTCAAAAGTTTTTCTTCTTTACCATTCAAAAGAAACATTGAAAAGCTACTCCCCAAACCCTAACACAGAAGCCGATAGTGTCCAGCTTGGAGAATGAGAAAGTCGTTCATAATCTTGTCGTCGTCGTTGAAGCTGAAACGATTAAGGAAGATTCAGACTTCAAGTAAAAGGTTAGTTTGTTGTTATCCATCATGTAAAAGGTGGTTTTCTTCAACGGATTATTGGAAAATGGCACCTGAGTTAGTTTTCGTTTATATATGTAGGACTTCGAAACACAGGTTAGGGCAAAAAAGGTCTAAGAGCCCTAGCGTTGTGATTTTATCCGACGAACCCAAGTCCGGACCTTCCAAACAACAATCTGACTTTGGTCCGACCCAACGGGAGTTAGGTTAGAATTTTTATGTTTCTGAACACTTAACATAGTTCAAGGTGATCTGTATATATTGATAGTGTGTTGGATAAGAAATTGGGCATAACTGAATTTTGTTGGATGCCTTGCAGTGTATGATGATACCGATAGTGTGTCAGCAAGCCATGGGAAAAGACGGAAAACAGGTAACGGTTAAGCAgtaatattgtttataatttGTATAAAGTATTGTTGGGCTAATCGTTTTCCTTACGAATGTATCGGTGCTAAATGAAGGTTGTGTGGAAAGCAAACGGGGACATAACAAAAAGCACAGTGGTAAGTTCCTTTTGTTGCAATAGAGGCTAATTGCGTATCCAGATAAATCTGAGTAACATGTTTGAAACTGTAGGGAAGAAAAGCATTGTCGGGGATATTTCTGGGTGTGGAAATAAAAGAAAACGTGGTTAGTTAAATACTGTTGGCTTTGTTTAACTTGTGTTAATTGGGCATGACCTTGAAAATTCACTAACATGTGATAATCAGCAGGTGAAAGAAACAGCGCCGATGACAATTATGGCAATGTAATGCGAAAAAACCGTGGTTAGTTATTTTTTAAGCCCTTCAAAAATTTGGATGTTACGAATGAAAAATTCTTACATGTTGTCATCGGTGGTTGTAAAGTAGACTAATTGTTTGGGATGTTGTTGTTTCGTATAAAATGTTATTTAAGTAAGTAGGGCAGAAGTGACGGCTACATCGAAGGGCGGGGCGTTAAGGACCAAAAAGAAGAAGGGTTCAGATGACAATGGGAAAGGTAAAGCAGGGAAACCAAAGGTAGTTGGTAACAAACCGGAAAAGGTTCAGAAAGCCCGTAAGCGAGCAAAAAAGGATGAATTTCCAGGCATAAGGACAAGATCTGCACCATTGCTGTTTTATAAGTGTGTACGGGCATTGACAGAACAACAACGTGACGCAGTCAGGGAAATGGGCTTTGGACGTTTGCTAACTTTCAGCATTGATGGTTTGCCGGCTAAGTTAGGTTATTTTGTTGTGGACAATTTTAATCCAGATAAGATGGTGATATGTACGCCTGCCGGTGATATCAAGGTGAACAGGAAAGTGATACATAAGTTATTAGGGATTCCGACTGGTGGACAAAAGTTTAGTTCGATTGGTAAGCTGCCGATGCTGACTGATGCCATTGCGGATTGGAGGGCGAGATACCCGGGGGCAATGGTGCCTCCAACAAAGATGGTGAAAATGATAGATGAGTCCGATGGCGAAGACAGTTTTGATTTCAGGATGGATTTTGTAATGTGTTTTGTGGCAGTGCTGGTTGATTGTTATAAACAAAGTTGTTTACGGGAAGAAATCTTGGAGTATCTGGATGAAGAAATGGACTTTGCAACAATAGACTGGTGTGACCTTGTTGTAGAAAAGCTGAGAACTTGCAAGGATACCTGGAATCGGCTTGACCCACAAAGTTTCTTCGTCGGTCCTCTAGCGATTCTGATGGTAAGTGTACTTTTAATTATTTTAGATAATTAACATGTGTTAGAATAGTTGATTATTTCCGCGCTGAACGGATCGTTGTTTCTTGTAGTTGTTGTACGTTGATAGCATTGAGTGCACGGGGATGGAGGTAGACAGTGCGGTGTGTCATTTAGCTTTTTGGaacttgaaaagattgagagagagagaaaggcttTAAATCCTTGCTGGTGGGTTTGGAACAGGACGGTTTAAAGGATTAACACGTCCCAGAAACTATAACGTGGAACACTGGGCAACTAAAGAGGTAAAGTTAGATGCTCTAACATGTGTTTTTTGCAATTAGTATATGTTCATAGTATGAAAAATGTTGAAAAACTATTCTCAACAGGAGAGGTTGACGATAGTACGACAGTTAATATGCGTGACAAAGAagaacaaagtcaaaattgagggTATGTTAGAATCGCTATTGGTGGAGAGCCATGAAGACGAAGAAGTACAAGCGTTGAAGGCAACGTTTGAAAGTATGTTTGAGAAGAAAGTTAGTGAAAGGGAGGATCACGATGACGCGGTAGATTTAGCGTCACACAAGATCAATTCGGTCTTGGGAGATTTGAGAAATGATGAAAGGTTTCACATCAACGAAGGAGAGAACGCTGGTTAGTAACTGTTATTGTTTGTGTTATTTAGTTAAATATTTTGTAATCCATTGATCGTTGTGCAAACGATTTCGTAGGGGATGGCATGGACGACGATTTTTCGGATGGGTCACCAATAGCAAGCTTGTACAGGAAGTCGCTTATCCGGCAAAACAAAAAAATCAGTAAAAGTAGATTGAAAGCTGTAGGATCTTCAGCAATAGACTTTGATGCCTAAGAAGGTGTGCTGACAATGTTTATGAAATGAACACGGAACCACGTGTTAAATGTTATACCTGTTGTGTTGGTTATCATTCTTAATTTGGTAACTGTAACACATTTTGACGGTGTGGCAACCTGTATTGATTGACATATTTTTTTGGGTTTGCAGCTGATGTTGCGGGCCAATCATTCGTAGATGATGGTGGAGAAGACTATGCTGAAAAGATGGAAGATGGTGGAAAGTCGGGTCTGGTGCGGAGATCTGCAAGACTTGAGAAGTTAAAGCATGTTAGTAAGGCAGAAGAAGGGTTTGTGACCCCAAAAAGAAGAAAGACAACTATGAAGTTTGGTGGACAAGACACGGATGGTGGCAAAGAAAAAATAGCGCAAAAAGAGTTTATGTACCTTTACTATATGTTATGGAATGAAATGTTTACTCTAACACACGTTAAGGTGATAA
The Helianthus annuus cultivar XRQ/B chromosome 6, HanXRQr2.0-SUNRISE, whole genome shotgun sequence genome window above contains:
- the LOC110944810 gene encoding lipoamide acyltransferase component of branched-chain alpha-keto acid dehydrogenase complex, mitochondrial-like encodes the protein MIKVGETLLKLSVDDSSLAHDGAESSLGSDTSDSDDKAGVKKSKKGEALCTPAVRSLAKEHNIDINDVTGTGKHGRISKEEVLKYALEKGIIDDKPALFNPSSIEPMEGPEEKLHEIADSLYHDKILTLRYL
- the LOC110865553 gene encoding uncharacterized protein LOC110865553, with product MIKTAKPPLNYKSKDEMMILMSKGVLLNVGKTWFSLNKKGERCEMISIGECLGSGVQSFRFSSRYNSRFAVDTYSIYTENDFKKILHVGTQFLSPGITYTVNLVFKFSREGKRRREPIFLKYRLQGERESSISYLAYDREDGWWACDLYQFTYNYRIVHFQILFEGYDNGDSLKVEGIEFQPLVNVEHVDEKQLISDTDSDSNWEEKLPADYEDIMERSENSLQWTAKEEAYSIIRKGFFISVKKKKEKHLVFS
- the LOC110865552 gene encoding uncharacterized protein LOC110865552 isoform X2, whose protein sequence is MRKSFIILSSSLKLKRLRKIQTSSKRTSKHRLGQKRSKSPSVVILSDEPKSGPSKQQSDFGPTQRELVYDDTDSVSASHGKRRKTGCVESKRGHNKKHSGKKSIVGDISGCGNKRKRGERNSADDNYGNVMRKNRVSRAEVTATSKGGALRTKKKKGSDDNGKGKAGKPKVVGNKPEKVQKARKRAKKDEFPGIRTRSAPLLFYKCVRALTEQQRDAVREMGFGRLLTFSIDGLPAKLGYFVVDNFNPDKMVICTPAGDIKVNRKVIHKLLGIPTGGQKFSSIGKLPMLTDAIADWRARYPGAMVPPTKMVKMIDESDGEDSFDFRMDFVMCFVAVLVDCYKQSCLREEILEYLDEEMDFATIDWCDLVVEKLRTCKDTWNRLDPQSFFVGPLAILMLLYVDSIECTGMEVDSAVCHLAFWNLKRLRERERL
- the LOC110865552 gene encoding uncharacterized protein LOC110865552 isoform X1; this translates as MRKSFIILSSSLKLKRLRKIQTSSKRTSKHRLGQKRSKSPSVVILSDEPKSGPSKQQSDFGPTQRELVYDDTDSVSASHGKRRKTGCVESKRGHNKKHSGKKSIVGDISGCGNKRKRAGERNSADDNYGNVMRKNRVSRAEVTATSKGGALRTKKKKGSDDNGKGKAGKPKVVGNKPEKVQKARKRAKKDEFPGIRTRSAPLLFYKCVRALTEQQRDAVREMGFGRLLTFSIDGLPAKLGYFVVDNFNPDKMVICTPAGDIKVNRKVIHKLLGIPTGGQKFSSIGKLPMLTDAIADWRARYPGAMVPPTKMVKMIDESDGEDSFDFRMDFVMCFVAVLVDCYKQSCLREEILEYLDEEMDFATIDWCDLVVEKLRTCKDTWNRLDPQSFFVGPLAILMLLYVDSIECTGMEVDSAVCHLAFWNLKRLRERERL